One genomic region from Colletes latitarsis isolate SP2378_abdomen chromosome 10, iyColLati1, whole genome shotgun sequence encodes:
- the LOC143346759 gene encoding uncharacterized protein LOC143346759 isoform X1 produces the protein MKRSLVVVLAVVLCGLCCLPCNEAVPLDNLTNEVSTLVGGITNDVKGVVSTLLNGTSSLTSKLPNVVNYVNDIVKTLLESVEHIVQTVLQWVSLILSKISSLLGFDGFTNVLSYLSSAFKGLPLNPINTLREFLSSNEDNVVQIFEKHASVLVSSFKNFLITTGLPWLHNALDKIESSNNVPFVVQSIIESFNALYGVLELFGYVKA, from the exons ATGAAGCGTTCGTTGGTCGTCGTGTTAGCGGTGGTTCTCTGTGGACTATGTTGCCTGCCTTGCAACGAGGCTGTCCCCCTCGATAACTTGACTAACG AGGTAAGCACATTAGTGGGAGGCATCACCAACGATGTAAAGGGCGTCGTTTCGACGTTACTAAACGGCACGTCCAGTTTGACCTCGAAACTGCCGAATGTGGTTAACTATGTCAATGATATCGTGAAGACACTCTTGGAATCGGTCGAACACATAGTGCAGACAGTCCTTCAATGGGTCTCTTTGATTCTTTCGAAGATCAGTTCGCTCTTGGGATTCGACGGGTTTACCAACGTTCTTTCCTACCTGAGCTCTGCCTTCAAGGGATTGCCGTTGAATCCGATCAATACCTTGCGGGAGTTTCTGTCGTCGAACGAGGACAACGTGGTGCAGATTTTCGAGAAGCACGCGTCGGTACTTGTAAGCTCGTTCAAAAACTTTCTAATCACGACGGGACTCCCCTGGTTGCACAACGCGTTGGACAAGATCGAATCGTCGAACAACGTGCCCTTCGTCGTTCAAAGCATAATCGAATCCTTTAACGCCTTATACGGGGTGCTCGAGCTGTTCGGTTACGTCAAAGCGTAA